In Streptomyces sp. NBC_00341, the DNA window CGCGGCGGCCAAGGCCCACAAGGGCCAGCCGACGGTGATCCTGGCGCAGACGGTCAAGGGCTGGACGCTGGGGCCGAACTTCGAGGGCCGCAACGCGACCCACCAGATGAAGAAGCTCACGGCCGAGGACCTGAAGCGCTTCCGGGACCGGCTGCACATCCCGATCGCGGACTCCCAGCTGGAGGACGGCAACCCGCCGTACTACCACCCGGGCCGCGACTCGGAGGAGATCCAGTACATGCACGACCGCCGCAAGGGCCTGGGCGGTTACGTCCCGACCCGGGTGGTGCGGGCGAAGCCGCTGGCGCTGCCCGACGACAAGGCGTACGCGAGCGCGAAGAAGGGCTCGGGCCAGCAGTCGATCGCCACCACCATGGCGTTCGTCCGCATCCTGAAGGACCTCATGCGGGACAAGGAGATCGGCAAGCGTTTCGTGCTGATCGCGCCCGACGAGTACCGCACCTTCGGCATGGACGCGTTCTTCCCGAGTGCGAAGATCTACAACCCGCTGGGTCAGCAGTACGAGTCGGTGGACCGCGATCTGCTGCTCGCGTACAAGGAGTCCCCGACCGGCCAGCTGCTGCACGACGGCATCTCGGAGGCGGGCTGCACCGCCTCGCTGATCGCCGCCGGATCGGCCTACGCCACGCACGGCGAGCCGCTGATCCCGGTGTACGTCTTCTACTCGATGTTCGGTTTCCAGCGGACCGGCGACCAGTTCTGGCAGATGGCCGACCAGCTCGCGCGCGGCTTCGTGCTGGGCGCCACCGCCGGCCGTACGACGCTGACCGGCGAGGGCCTCCAGCACGCGGACGGCCACTCGCAGCTGCTCGCCTCGACCAACCCGGGCTGTGTCGCGTACGACCCCGCGTTCGGGTACGAGATCGGGCACATCGTCAAGGACGGTCTGCGCCGGATGTACGGGGGGACGCCCGAGGAGAACGAGGACGTCTTCTACTACCTCACCGTGTACAACGAGCCGATCCAGCACCCGGCCGAGCCCGCCGATGTGGACGTCGAGGGCATCCTCAAGGGCGTCTACCGCTACAGCAGCGGCGAGAAGGGCGAGATCCCCGCCCAGATCATGGCGTCCGGTGTGGCGGTCCCGTGGGCGGTCGAGGCGCAGCGCATCCTCGCGGACGAGTGGAACGTGAAGGCGGACGTCTGGTCGGCGACCTCCTGGAACGAGCTGCGGCGCGAGGCCGTGGACGTGGAGCGGTACAACCTGCTGCACCCGGAGGAGGAGCAGCGCGTCCCGTACGTGACGCGCAAGCTCTCCGGCGCGCAGGGCCCGTTCGTCGCGGTCTCGGACTGGATGCGGTCGGTACCGGACCAGATCGCGCGCTGGGTGCCCGGTGCGTACCAGTCGCTGGGTGCGGACGGCTTCGGCTTCGCGGACACGCGGGGCGCGGCACGCCGGTTCTTCCACATCGACGCGCAGTCGATCGTCCTGGCGGTCCTCACCGAGCTGGCGAAGGACGGGAAGGTCGACCGTTCGGCGCTGAAGACCGCGGTCGACCGCTATGACCTGCTGGATGTGGCCTCGGCCGATCCGGGGGCCGCGGGCGGCGACGCGTAACCGGCACGCACGGCGGTACGGGCGGGGCGGTGGGACCGGGAGGTCCCGCCGCCCCGTCGTGTTCTCCGGGTCAGTTCTCCCAGACCTTGAAGGCGCGCACCTGGTACGGGGACTGCGGCACCCAGGTTCCGCCGCCCGGATAGGTGTCGAACTCACCGGTCTCGCCGCACTCGGCCGACTGGTAGGTGGTGACCGGGCGGCCGGTGCGGTTGGCGAGCGCCTGGCCGGTGGAGCCCGCCGGCAGCGGCACACAGCTGTCGATGTCGATGGTGGACAGCTCGTGGACCTGCCGGCCGCCGGCGAACTCCGGTTTCGCCCAGAGGCAGAGCTGACCGCTCCCGCAGGCGCCGAGCCGGACGGGCGCGGCCTCGGCGGGCGGGGCCAGGCCGGTGGGCAGAGCGGTGACGGCCAGGGCGGTGGCGGCCAGGACGGCGCCGACAACGGTTGTACGCATGTGAGTGAACCCCCGTGCTGATGTGGATCTTCCGCACCCAGCCTGAGCTGCGGGGCGGGCGTCCGGGAAGGGGCCGGGGGCCTTACCACCCTGATAGGCGACAGCCCCGCCGGAGCGTTCCGGCGGGGCTGTCGTGTGCACTGTGTTGACGCCTTCCGGCGCCGGGACGGGGGGGGGGCGGATCAGATGTGACCAGCTCCCGTGGGGGGGGTCGGATCAGATGTGACCGGCGCCCGCGCCCGCCTCCGCGTTCTCACCGCGCTTGGTGAGGGTGGCGACCAGGGCCGCGATCACCGCGACGATGCCCGCGACCATGAACGCCGTGCTCATGCCCGACACGAACGTGTCATGGGCGA includes these proteins:
- the aceE gene encoding pyruvate dehydrogenase (acetyl-transferring), homodimeric type, which gives rise to MASGSDRNPIIIGGLPSQVPDFDPEETQEWLDSLDAAVDERGRERARYLMLRLIERAREKRVAVPEMRSTDYVNTIATKDEPFFPGDEDVERKVLNATRWNAAVMVSRAQRPGIGVGGHIATFASSASLYDVGFNHFFRGKDDGKGGDQIFFQGHASPGIYARAFLLDRLSEAQLDAFRQEKSKAPNGLSSYPHPRLMPDFWEFPTVSMGLGPLGAIYQARMNRYMEARGIADTSDSHVWAYLGDGEMDEPESLGQLSIAAREGLDNLTFVVNCNLQRLDGPVRGNGKIIQELESQFRGAGWNVIKLVWDRSWDPLLAQDRTGILVNKLNTTPDGQFQTYATETGAYIRDHFFGDDARLRDMVKDMSDQQILHLGRGGHDHRKVYAAYAAAKAHKGQPTVILAQTVKGWTLGPNFEGRNATHQMKKLTAEDLKRFRDRLHIPIADSQLEDGNPPYYHPGRDSEEIQYMHDRRKGLGGYVPTRVVRAKPLALPDDKAYASAKKGSGQQSIATTMAFVRILKDLMRDKEIGKRFVLIAPDEYRTFGMDAFFPSAKIYNPLGQQYESVDRDLLLAYKESPTGQLLHDGISEAGCTASLIAAGSAYATHGEPLIPVYVFYSMFGFQRTGDQFWQMADQLARGFVLGATAGRTTLTGEGLQHADGHSQLLASTNPGCVAYDPAFGYEIGHIVKDGLRRMYGGTPEENEDVFYYLTVYNEPIQHPAEPADVDVEGILKGVYRYSSGEKGEIPAQIMASGVAVPWAVEAQRILADEWNVKADVWSATSWNELRREAVDVERYNLLHPEEEQRVPYVTRKLSGAQGPFVAVSDWMRSVPDQIARWVPGAYQSLGADGFGFADTRGAARRFFHIDAQSIVLAVLTELAKDGKVDRSALKTAVDRYDLLDVASADPGAAGGDA
- a CDS encoding peptidase inhibitor family I36 protein, which translates into the protein MRTTVVGAVLAATALAVTALPTGLAPPAEAAPVRLGACGSGQLCLWAKPEFAGGRQVHELSTIDIDSCVPLPAGSTGQALANRTGRPVTTYQSAECGETGEFDTYPGGGTWVPQSPYQVRAFKVWEN